In one window of Deltaproteobacteria bacterium DNA:
- a CDS encoding ABC transporter substrate-binding protein — MPRRCMGFRSFGFRGLSLGLARNLLVALFGLIVFQVDFNPVAAQERVRISPSSPGLASWPVQLAAKEGFFAREGLTAEIIVMRTNTGVAALATGSIDFTTAGGSALRAAVNGAPLKMVLNITKKADLWIVAQKNILRVEDLRGKMIGVGGNWGTQFYQVLEALKPSGVDKDVQLVSTGDVANGYLTLQQGGMPAVALTPPYSILAKRQGYRDLVRASDVINVAPTTGLVTTTEKLAKEPQKIRRALRAVIKAVDFAKARRADTVGFIISQYKMEKDVAESCYDAIMETLNPTLWLSDGEIQIELNRIAEQSKMKVTAKPADLADFTLTRQVAQELGR, encoded by the coding sequence ATGCCAAGGCGCTGTATGGGATTTAGGAGTTTCGGGTTTCGGGGTTTGAGTTTAGGGTTAGCGCGAAATCTTTTGGTCGCGCTATTCGGCCTCATTGTATTTCAGGTTGACTTCAATCCCGTTGCCGCCCAAGAGCGCGTTCGCATCTCGCCATCGTCGCCGGGTTTAGCATCTTGGCCGGTTCAGCTCGCCGCCAAAGAAGGATTCTTTGCGCGCGAGGGTTTGACCGCCGAAATTATCGTCATGCGCACCAACACAGGGGTTGCCGCCTTGGCGACTGGCAGCATCGACTTCACCACCGCCGGTGGTTCGGCGCTGCGCGCGGCGGTCAACGGCGCACCGCTCAAAATGGTGCTCAACATCACCAAGAAGGCCGATCTGTGGATCGTCGCGCAAAAAAACATACTGCGAGTCGAAGATCTGCGCGGCAAAATGATTGGCGTCGGCGGCAACTGGGGCACGCAGTTCTATCAAGTGCTCGAAGCGCTCAAGCCTTCCGGCGTCGATAAAGACGTGCAGCTGGTTTCCACCGGCGACGTCGCCAACGGCTATTTGACTTTGCAGCAGGGCGGCATGCCCGCGGTGGCGCTGACACCGCCCTACAGCATTCTCGCCAAGCGGCAGGGTTATCGCGATTTGGTTAGGGCTAGCGATGTGATCAACGTCGCGCCGACCACCGGCCTGGTCACGACGACGGAAAAATTGGCCAAGGAGCCGCAAAAAATTCGCCGCGCGCTCCGCGCCGTGATTAAAGCGGTGGATTTCGCCAAGGCGCGCAGAGCGGACACCGTGGGCTTCATCATCTCGCAATACAAAATGGAAAAAGATGTCGCCGAATCCTGCTATGACGCGATCATGGAGACGCTCAATCCGACGCTTTGGTTGAGCGACGGCGAAATTCAAATCGAACTCAACCGCATCGCCGAGCAAAGCAAAATGAAAGTTACCGCGAAACCCGCTGACCTAGCCGACTTCACGCTAACCCGCCAGGTCGCCCAGGAGTTGGGGCGCTGA